A part of Actinomycetota bacterium genomic DNA contains:
- a CDS encoding DUF4388 domain-containing protein: MALKGSLKDFSLPDLFQLLNFGKKNGTLNLIRGQARGYICFRNGEVFFATTNWKRQSLGMKLLGAGIITRAQLEEALELQKTTARGQRLGQLLIRLGYITKEQLEVFVEEQIQDAVFEMLRWTDGEFEFQPGVVFPEEDIGLSISTEELIMEGSRRLDEWNRIEKKIPNLDAVFKMTSMQGREAAQISLTPEEWMVLTHVDGEKTVRQIVELTGMSTLHTCKILYGLISSGLLENVTPDREEKEAESRLERLARELEAAGGEERVMEVPPLEELPELEEISAPEEAVSGTEKEGALPAGVAVTDSLASTPVPEREEVLEGRPVTGVEETVGTVMDRSAAEEAPEKAVPEPEAVVLEEAVEEPALPPEISVVMESGAAMEVGTEPEESPEEAVPGGPPKAVEIEPLEIEIGGDSEGEILIEEEIAGVSTEAVPGPETADVGAQQGSLRLLEEERKREEQVIQQMKKAALEESEEAEKALQIESKEAELEELKRKISALLPEGVGLEEPGERPFPPLERPSPTLERMTRESAEARAAKRAYLEKKYGKIARLAREEEIPELEPEEIPEEWKSHLRKTSGERTEEPFTIRGPVTPALDPSRILGSTFRTRSKPAEEEVEDARGTGVGEEASAAVTSAPSEEVSLRAMSERSLDEILAGLGGPKGEKSASTVRIPLEELERRTGYAPEEEATPSGAGAEVLERVMLEDLPAEEAVNAEAVAETPRAGLGMEARPEEREAGAGAEVLERVMLEDLPAE; encoded by the coding sequence ATGGCTCTAAAAGGAAGTTTAAAGGATTTCAGCCTTCCTGACCTGTTTCAGCTCCTGAATTTTGGAAAGAAGAACGGTACCCTCAACCTCATCCGAGGGCAGGCCAGGGGTTACATATGCTTCCGTAACGGCGAGGTCTTCTTCGCCACCACCAACTGGAAAAGGCAGTCCCTGGGCATGAAACTGCTGGGGGCGGGGATCATCACCCGAGCCCAGCTGGAGGAGGCCCTGGAGCTGCAGAAGACCACCGCCAGGGGGCAGCGGTTGGGCCAGCTCCTAATAAGGCTGGGCTACATCACCAAGGAGCAGCTGGAAGTCTTCGTGGAGGAGCAGATCCAGGACGCCGTCTTCGAGATGCTCCGCTGGACGGATGGCGAGTTCGAGTTCCAGCCGGGCGTGGTCTTTCCCGAGGAGGACATAGGGCTCTCCATCAGCACCGAGGAGCTGATCATGGAGGGCTCGCGTCGGCTGGACGAGTGGAACCGCATCGAGAAGAAGATCCCCAACCTCGACGCGGTCTTCAAGATGACCTCCATGCAGGGCAGGGAAGCCGCCCAGATAAGCCTCACTCCCGAGGAGTGGATGGTCCTGACCCACGTGGACGGCGAGAAGACGGTGCGCCAGATAGTGGAACTGACCGGCATGAGCACCCTGCACACGTGCAAGATCCTCTACGGGCTAATCAGCTCCGGGCTGCTGGAAAACGTCACCCCGGATCGCGAAGAGAAGGAGGCCGAAAGCCGCCTGGAGAGGCTGGCTCGAGAGCTGGAGGCGGCAGGGGGCGAGGAGAGGGTCATGGAGGTACCACCCCTGGAGGAGCTTCCCGAGCTGGAGGAGATCTCCGCTCCCGAGGAAGCTGTCTCCGGGACGGAGAAGGAAGGGGCCCTTCCCGCCGGGGTTGCTGTGACCGATTCACTCGCCTCCACGCCAGTGCCTGAGAGGGAGGAGGTCCTCGAGGGCCGACCGGTCACGGGTGTCGAGGAGACGGTAGGCACGGTCATGGACCGTTCGGCCGCGGAGGAGGCCCCGGAGAAGGCGGTTCCCGAACCGGAGGCGGTCGTCCTGGAGGAAGCCGTTGAAGAGCCCGCGCTTCCACCCGAAATTTCCGTGGTGATGGAGTCGGGAGCCGCGATGGAGGTTGGCACGGAGCCCGAGGAGTCCCCAGAGGAGGCAGTCCCCGGGGGACCTCCGAAAGCGGTGGAGATCGAGCCCCTGGAGATAGAGATCGGCGGGGATTCCGAGGGAGAGATACTCATCGAGGAGGAAATCGCCGGGGTATCCACCGAAGCGGTTCCCGGACCTGAAACCGCGGACGTAGGTGCCCAACAGGGCTCCCTGCGCCTCCTGGAGGAGGAAAGGAAAAGGGAGGAGCAGGTCATCCAGCAGATGAAGAAAGCCGCCCTGGAGGAGAGCGAGGAGGCGGAAAAGGCGCTTCAGATCGAGAGCAAGGAAGCGGAGCTTGAGGAGCTGAAGCGGAAGATAAGCGCCCTGCTGCCGGAAGGGGTGGGCCTGGAGGAACCGGGGGAGAGGCCTTTCCCTCCGCTGGAGAGGCCTTCGCCTACACTGGAACGCATGACCCGTGAGAGCGCCGAGGCGCGGGCGGCCAAGAGAGCCTACCTGGAGAAAAAGTACGGGAAGATAGCCAGGTTGGCCAGGGAGGAGGAGATACCGGAGCTGGAACCCGAGGAGATTCCCGAGGAATGGAAGAGCCACCTCAGGAAGACCTCCGGGGAAAGGACAGAGGAACCGTTCACCATAAGGGGTCCGGTAACCCCCGCGCTGGATCCCTCCAGGATACTGGGAAGCACGTTCCGTACCCGATCAAAACCCGCCGAGGAAGAAGTGGAGGACGCTCGCGGGACCGGTGTCGGAGAGGAAGCGTCTGCCGCCGTGACTTCCGCGCCTTCCGAGGAAGTCTCCCTCCGCGCGATGAGCGAACGGAGCCTGGATGAGATCCTGGCCGGTCTGGGCGGCCCGAAAGGAGAGAAGAGCGCTTCGACGGTGAGGATACCCCTCGAGGAGCTGGAGAGAAGAACGGGATATGCTCCCGAGGAGGAGGCCACTCCTTCCGGGGCGGGAGCCGAGGTCCTGGAGAGGGTCATGCTCGAGGACCTCCCCGCGGAGGAGGCGGTGAACGCGGAGGCCGTCGCCGAGACCCCCCGTGCGGGCCTGGGGATGGAGGCCCGGCCGGAGGAGAGGGAGGCCGGGGCGGGAGCCGAGGTCCTGGAGAGGGTCATGCTCGAGGACCTCCCCGCGGAG
- a CDS encoding roadblock/LC7 domain-containing protein has protein sequence MVSDRIEKMNSVLRQLRSNLPEIEAAVLISSDAMALASDMSDEADEEMIGALSASVLCMGERAARDLKRGSLEQVYVKGDQGYLLLVHCGPDALLSLLVRPEAKLGVVFMEAKRTAEELSALFQ, from the coding sequence TTGGTATCGGACCGCATCGAGAAGATGAACTCCGTGCTCCGGCAGTTGAGGTCCAACCTGCCGGAGATAGAGGCGGCGGTGCTCATAAGCTCCGATGCCATGGCCCTGGCCTCGGACATGTCCGACGAGGCGGACGAGGAGATGATCGGCGCCCTTTCCGCCTCTGTCCTATGCATGGGCGAGAGGGCCGCCCGGGACCTGAAGCGCGGCTCCCTGGAGCAGGTTTACGTAAAGGGGGACCAGGGTTACCTGCTTCTGGTGCACTGCGGTCCCGATGCCCTGCTGTCCCTGCTGGTGAGGCCGGAGGCCAAGCTGGGAGTGGTCTTCATGGAGGCTAAGCGCACGGCGGAGGAACTCTCCGCCCTGTTCCAGTGA
- a CDS encoding roadblock/LC7 domain-containing protein — MPDLRKVLEELVATGTVRAALVVGRDGFIIETAGEDASHLEAVGAIAPSSLGAAEVIGLELAQGPMSQAMFEFEKGAILMSAVGTDAILVSILPAGANLGKARYDIRKFLPVIESSL; from the coding sequence TTGCCCGATCTAAGGAAGGTTCTGGAGGAACTGGTGGCCACTGGTACGGTTCGGGCCGCGCTGGTGGTGGGAAGGGACGGGTTCATCATCGAAACCGCGGGCGAAGACGCCTCCCACCTGGAGGCCGTGGGCGCCATAGCCCCCAGCTCGCTGGGGGCCGCAGAGGTTATCGGGCTGGAGCTCGCCCAGGGCCCCATGTCCCAGGCCATGTTCGAGTTCGAGAAGGGCGCCATCCTCATGAGCGCGGTGGGAACCGATGCCATACTGGTATCCATCCTGCCCGCGGGAGCCAACCTGGGGAAGGCGAGGTACGACATCCGCAAGTTCCTTCCCGTCATCGAAAGCTCTCTGTGA
- the aroE gene encoding shikimate dehydrogenase: MEIDGNTRLVGLVGHGIDYTLSPTLHNAAFRALGMNWVYVPLRVRPENVPAALRGLPALDFRGANVTIPHKVEAARLADELRGEAVILGAVNTLVVEEGRLVGYNTDPAGFQGLLREEGVEVAGSTVGLLGAGGAARSVALALMREGARTVYVLNRTESRALELMERLKGAGASTEIRVEKLDKEGAKVLHQCHLVVNCTPLSGEEGEELPLDYSGLGGGKWAIDLKYGSRSAFLRSAAERGARVADGREMLIHQAAASFTLWTGMPAPLEAMREAYRKAVKRCSTEAAR; the protein is encoded by the coding sequence ATGGAAATAGATGGTAATACGCGGCTGGTGGGGTTAGTTGGGCACGGGATAGACTATACCCTTTCCCCGACCCTGCACAATGCCGCCTTCAGGGCCCTGGGGATGAACTGGGTGTACGTTCCGCTTCGCGTCAGGCCGGAGAACGTGCCGGCAGCTTTGCGGGGTTTGCCGGCCCTGGATTTTCGCGGGGCCAACGTGACCATACCGCACAAGGTCGAGGCGGCGAGGCTGGCGGACGAGCTGCGCGGAGAAGCGGTGATACTAGGTGCGGTGAACACCCTGGTGGTCGAAGAAGGTCGCCTGGTGGGTTACAACACCGACCCCGCCGGTTTCCAGGGTTTGCTCCGGGAGGAAGGTGTAGAGGTGGCCGGAAGTACGGTCGGGCTCCTCGGGGCGGGCGGCGCAGCAAGGTCGGTGGCATTGGCCCTCATGCGGGAGGGCGCCCGGACCGTATACGTACTCAACCGGACGGAATCCAGGGCCCTCGAACTGATGGAGAGGTTAAAGGGCGCGGGTGCCTCTACCGAAATTAGGGTTGAGAAGCTGGATAAGGAGGGCGCGAAAGTTTTGCACCAATGCCACTTGGTGGTAAACTGCACCCCCCTCTCCGGGGAGGAGGGGGAGGAACTGCCCCTCGACTATTCGGGCCTTGGCGGAGGAAAGTGGGCCATAGACCTGAAATACGGTAGCCGATCCGCCTTCCTGCGTTCCGCCGCGGAAAGGGGGGCCAGGGTGGCGGATGGAAGGGAGATGCTCATCCACCAGGCGGCGGCCTCCTTCACCCTGTGGACGGGGATGCCCGCCCCCCTAGAGGCCATGCGCGAAGCGTACCGGAAAGCGGTGAAAAGATGCAGCACGGAGGCGGCGCGTTAG
- a CDS encoding tetratricopeptide repeat protein: protein MGDGLKRGGWKWIVVLVVTLLSLAAAFQAGLDRTPAGSRERTGNFPSSASLARFMGGIRQYFAYTFFIKTDKLYHVYGNDAELIPYFQIITYLDPHYVDAYYILSGLLYDAGRREEALKLNLAGIRANPESADLYFSLADLMLREKKYQEALEAFEEAFSLRPGIVGMFTISRGLIVMYEKLGRKEDARKVYLKMITGDRVKLLTGDLDAEEVIELVGRINASCGQLLPEGLGN from the coding sequence GTGGGAGACGGCCTGAAAAGAGGCGGTTGGAAGTGGATTGTGGTCCTGGTGGTCACGCTCCTGTCCCTGGCCGCGGCCTTCCAGGCGGGACTGGACCGCACGCCCGCCGGTTCCAGGGAAAGGACGGGGAATTTCCCCTCCTCGGCCAGTCTGGCCCGCTTCATGGGAGGTATTCGCCAGTATTTCGCCTACACCTTCTTCATCAAGACGGACAAGTTGTACCACGTATACGGGAACGACGCCGAACTCATCCCCTATTTCCAGATCATCACCTACCTCGATCCCCACTACGTGGACGCTTACTATATTCTTTCCGGGCTGCTGTACGATGCGGGACGGAGGGAAGAAGCCCTGAAATTGAACCTGGCGGGCATACGGGCCAACCCGGAATCCGCCGACCTGTATTTCAGCCTCGCCGACCTGATGTTGAGGGAGAAAAAATACCAGGAAGCCCTGGAGGCCTTCGAAGAGGCCTTTTCCCTGCGCCCGGGTATCGTCGGCATGTTCACCATATCCAGAGGATTGATAGTCATGTACGAGAAGCTCGGCAGAAAGGAAGACGCACGCAAGGTGTACTTGAAAATGATAACCGGGGACCGCGTGAAGCTCCTGACCGGGGACCTCGACGCGGAGGAGGTAATCGAACTGGTCGGGAGGATCAACGCCAGCTGCGGGCAACTGCTACCGGAAGGCCTGGGGAACTGA
- a CDS encoding roadblock/LC7 domain-containing protein: MAESREAKLRSALSELVSKSAEVDAAAVVSMDGLVMASVLPNTLEEDRLGAMSAALLSLGERTSEELGRGELAQVFVEGKEGYVFLMAAGEDAVLTALVRKGSKLGLVLYDVKGAAKKIAEIIKSEFRIEYE, encoded by the coding sequence TTGGCAGAATCAAGGGAGGCAAAGCTGCGCAGCGCGCTGAGCGAGCTGGTTTCCAAGTCCGCGGAGGTGGACGCGGCTGCAGTGGTGAGCATGGACGGTCTGGTCATGGCTTCGGTGCTTCCCAATACCCTGGAGGAGGACCGCTTGGGCGCCATGTCCGCCGCATTGCTCAGCCTGGGGGAGAGGACCTCGGAGGAGTTGGGGCGGGGCGAGCTGGCCCAGGTTTTCGTGGAGGGCAAGGAGGGATACGTCTTCCTGATGGCCGCGGGAGAGGACGCGGTGTTGACAGCCCTGGTGCGCAAGGGGAGCAAGCTGGGCTTGGTGCTCTACGACGTCAAGGGGGCGGCGAAAAAGATCGCCGAGATAATCAAGTCCGAGTTCCGCATCGAATACGAATAA
- a CDS encoding ATP/GTP-binding protein, giving the protein MRSFKIVVTGPFSAGKTTFIKSISEIAIVSTERAISDSTRRVKAETTVAMDFGRITISKDIVLYLFGTPGQERFDFMWQILSEGMLGYILMLDASRPETFPEGRRILEFFSTLSDAPFVVGATRMPDGDHQALIERIRRELNIDGDVQVIPCNALEKEDVKKVLLGLLYDILKTLDK; this is encoded by the coding sequence TTGCGTTCCTTCAAGATCGTGGTCACCGGGCCCTTCAGCGCGGGCAAGACCACCTTCATCAAGAGCATCAGTGAGATTGCCATCGTTTCCACTGAGCGGGCCATCTCCGATTCCACGCGGAGGGTGAAGGCGGAGACCACGGTGGCCATGGACTTTGGCCGCATCACCATCTCCAAGGACATAGTACTCTACCTCTTCGGGACCCCCGGCCAGGAGAGGTTTGACTTCATGTGGCAGATCCTATCCGAGGGCATGCTCGGATACATCCTCATGCTGGACGCCAGCCGCCCGGAGACCTTCCCGGAGGGCAGGCGCATCCTCGAGTTCTTCTCCACGCTCTCCGATGCCCCCTTCGTAGTGGGGGCCACCCGCATGCCGGACGGGGACCACCAGGCCCTCATTGAGAGGATACGCAGGGAGCTGAACATCGACGGCGATGTTCAAGTCATCCCCTGCAATGCCCTGGAGAAAGAAGACGTGAAGAAGGTGCTCCTGGGGCTCCTCTACGACATCCTCAAGACCCTGGACAAGTGA
- the pilB gene encoding type IV-A pilus assembly ATPase PilB, protein MEKPKKERLGQILVKNRIITEEQLQQALERQRETGEPLGRVLVDMKMVSEGALTSILARQIGLRYVDLANYDVDISACSLVDAEMARRYTLIPIGFEGDKLLVAMADPTNVFALDDVRIMTGMDVEPVVATKEDIIAAINRYCRSEADLDLGAEEFAERVAEEVGEAADAEDAPIVKYVNLLISEAVADRASDVHIEPMENDVRIRFRIDGVLHEIRRNPKQIHPGVVARIKVMADMNIAEKRLPQDGRTSVEVMGKPVDLRVASLPTIHGEKVVLRILDKSTSLMSLEELGFSEDILEKYSRSFNKPYGTILVTGPTGSGKTTTLYATLNVLNTIKKNIITVEDPVEYRLPLINQVQVHYKAGLTFAAALRSILRCDPDIVMIGEIRDPESAQIAIESALTGHLVLSTLHTNDAPSALTRLLEMGIEPFLIASAVDCVSSQRLARRLCERCKEPYEPDEEYLEKIGFRWEDGDEHVLFRPRGCPACNNTGFRGRVGIFEVLEVTENIEHLVARNAPHVEIAEMARSEGMRTLREEGFIKVRQGITSLEEVLRVIM, encoded by the coding sequence ATGGAGAAGCCCAAGAAGGAGAGGTTGGGCCAGATACTGGTCAAGAACCGGATCATCACCGAGGAACAGCTGCAGCAGGCCCTGGAGAGGCAGCGAGAGACCGGCGAGCCCCTGGGAAGGGTCCTCGTGGACATGAAGATGGTCAGCGAGGGCGCCCTGACCTCCATCCTGGCCCGCCAGATCGGGCTGCGCTACGTGGACCTGGCCAACTACGACGTGGACATCTCCGCCTGTTCCCTGGTAGATGCGGAAATGGCGCGCCGCTATACCCTCATTCCCATCGGTTTCGAGGGAGATAAGCTCCTGGTGGCCATGGCCGACCCCACCAACGTCTTCGCCCTGGACGATGTGCGCATCATGACCGGTATGGACGTGGAGCCGGTGGTGGCCACGAAGGAGGACATCATCGCGGCCATCAACCGTTACTGCCGCTCCGAGGCCGACCTGGACCTCGGGGCGGAAGAGTTCGCGGAAAGGGTGGCCGAGGAGGTAGGGGAAGCGGCGGATGCCGAGGACGCCCCCATCGTGAAGTACGTGAACCTCCTCATCTCCGAGGCGGTGGCCGACCGGGCCAGCGACGTGCACATCGAGCCCATGGAGAACGACGTGCGCATCCGTTTCCGCATCGACGGCGTCCTCCACGAGATAAGGCGCAATCCCAAGCAGATCCACCCCGGCGTGGTGGCCAGGATAAAGGTCATGGCGGACATGAATATCGCCGAGAAGAGGCTCCCCCAGGACGGGCGCACCTCGGTGGAGGTCATGGGCAAGCCGGTGGACCTGCGCGTGGCCTCCCTGCCCACCATCCACGGGGAGAAGGTGGTCCTGCGCATCCTGGACAAGAGCACCTCTCTCATGAGCCTGGAGGAACTGGGTTTCAGCGAGGATATTTTGGAAAAATATTCCAGAAGCTTCAACAAGCCCTACGGCACCATACTGGTCACCGGGCCCACCGGGAGCGGCAAGACCACCACCCTCTACGCCACCCTGAACGTGCTCAACACCATCAAGAAGAACATCATCACCGTGGAGGACCCGGTGGAGTACCGCCTCCCCCTCATCAACCAGGTGCAGGTGCACTACAAGGCGGGACTGACCTTCGCTGCCGCCCTGAGGTCCATCCTGCGCTGCGACCCGGACATCGTGATGATCGGGGAGATCCGCGACCCGGAATCGGCGCAGATAGCCATCGAGTCTGCCCTCACCGGGCACCTGGTGCTCTCCACCCTGCACACCAACGACGCCCCCAGCGCCCTGACCCGCCTCCTGGAGATGGGCATCGAGCCCTTCCTTATCGCCTCGGCGGTGGACTGCGTGAGCTCGCAGCGCCTGGCCCGCCGCCTCTGCGAGCGCTGCAAGGAGCCCTACGAGCCCGACGAGGAATACCTGGAGAAAATAGGCTTCCGGTGGGAGGACGGGGACGAGCACGTCCTCTTCCGGCCCCGGGGATGCCCGGCCTGCAACAACACCGGGTTCCGGGGACGGGTGGGCATCTTCGAGGTCCTGGAGGTGACCGAGAACATCGAGCACCTGGTGGCCCGCAACGCCCCCCACGTGGAGATCGCGGAGATGGCCAGGTCGGAGGGCATGCGCACGCTGCGCGAGGAAGGTTTCATAAAGGTCAGGCAGGGTATAACCTCACTCGAAGAGGTGCTGAGGGTCATCATGTAG
- a CDS encoding ABC transporter ATP-binding protein yields MDVVLRIEDLHKSYPSRLGLPPRPALRGLELEVPRGSVVGLLGPNGAGKTTTLKAIMGLVRPERGRIYLFGGEGSDPGARARVGFLPEQPYFELYMTPRKLLCYYGRLSGMSRESIRARTAHLLNLVGLGEVGDLPMEKFSKGMLQRVGLAQALLAEPELLILDEPSTGLDPLGKIEVRDLLESLRRSGVTILLSSHQLSEIEEICDRVAIISEGRNVASGALDELLRSRDEFLVTLASPPPEGKGPDLPATATWTGDRTGIIVPREALGSILRVLLDAGLEVERVGPRRMSLEEFFLERVGKGGGG; encoded by the coding sequence ATGGACGTGGTCCTCCGCATAGAGGATTTGCACAAGAGTTATCCTTCAAGGCTTGGTCTGCCTCCCCGTCCGGCCCTGAGGGGCCTGGAGCTGGAGGTGCCCCGTGGGAGCGTGGTGGGTCTCCTGGGGCCCAACGGGGCGGGAAAAACCACCACGTTAAAGGCGATCATGGGGCTGGTGAGGCCGGAGAGGGGAAGGATATACCTTTTCGGCGGCGAGGGGTCGGACCCCGGGGCGCGAGCCCGGGTGGGCTTTCTCCCCGAGCAGCCCTACTTCGAGCTCTACATGACCCCACGGAAGCTGCTCTGCTATTACGGGAGGCTCTCGGGGATGTCCCGGGAGAGCATCCGGGCGCGGACCGCGCACCTGCTGAACCTGGTGGGCCTGGGGGAGGTGGGAGACCTTCCTATGGAAAAATTTTCCAAGGGAATGCTGCAGCGCGTGGGCCTGGCCCAGGCCCTCCTGGCGGAACCAGAGCTCCTGATCCTGGATGAACCCTCCACCGGCCTCGATCCTCTGGGCAAGATAGAGGTGAGAGACCTCCTGGAAAGCCTGCGCCGATCGGGGGTTACCATCCTGCTCAGCTCCCACCAGCTCTCCGAGATCGAGGAGATCTGCGACCGGGTGGCCATCATCTCCGAGGGCCGGAACGTGGCTTCCGGGGCTCTGGACGAGCTCCTCCGCTCCCGCGACGAGTTCCTGGTGACCCTGGCTTCCCCTCCCCCCGAGGGTAAGGGACCGGACCTTCCCGCAACGGCGACCTGGACCGGCGACCGCACCGGGATAATCGTGCCGCGGGAGGCGCTGGGGAGCATCCTCCGGGTCCTCCTTGACGCCGGGCTGGAGGTGGAACGGGTGGGGCCGAGGCGCATGAGCCTGGAGGAGTTCTTCCTGGAGAGAGTGGGGAAGGGAGGTGGCGGCTGA
- a CDS encoding type IV pilus twitching motility protein PilT, protein MKTVREEERLVAKLDINELLEEVLVRGASDLHITVGAPPIMRINGVLVRLEEYPRLTSNDTRDMVYSILTARQREQLESNLEFDLSYSVPGSARFRVNVYFQRNSIGAAFRIIPYRIKTIEELNLPPVLYDFCMLPRGFVLVTGPTGQGKSTTLAAMINVINENRNLHIITVEDPIEFLHVHKKCIVNQREVGSDTHSFSNALKYVLRQDPDVILVGEMRDLETISTALTAAETGHLVFATLHTQDAPQTIDRIIDVFPTYQQQQVRLQLASTIQAIVTQQLLPTKDGQSRVPAVEVMVATSAIRNLIREAKVHQIYSAMQAGGQYKMQTMDQSIAALYKRGVISYEVAMSRCNNRDEMERLIG, encoded by the coding sequence TTGAAAACCGTCCGAGAGGAGGAGAGGTTAGTGGCCAAGCTGGACATCAACGAGCTGCTGGAGGAAGTCCTGGTGAGGGGCGCTTCCGACCTACACATAACCGTGGGGGCGCCGCCCATCATGCGCATCAACGGGGTCCTGGTTCGCCTGGAAGAATATCCCAGGCTAACCTCCAACGACACCCGGGACATGGTCTACAGCATTCTCACCGCCCGGCAACGGGAGCAGCTGGAGAGCAACCTGGAGTTCGACCTTTCCTACTCCGTGCCGGGAAGCGCCCGCTTCCGGGTCAACGTGTATTTCCAGAGGAACAGCATCGGGGCCGCCTTCCGCATCATCCCCTATCGCATCAAGACCATTGAGGAGCTGAACCTGCCCCCGGTGCTCTACGACTTTTGCATGCTTCCCCGCGGTTTCGTCCTGGTGACCGGGCCGACGGGGCAGGGCAAGTCCACCACCCTGGCGGCCATGATCAACGTCATCAACGAGAACCGCAACCTGCACATCATCACCGTGGAGGACCCCATCGAGTTCCTCCACGTGCACAAGAAATGCATCGTCAACCAGAGGGAGGTGGGTAGCGACACCCATTCCTTTTCCAATGCCCTCAAGTACGTGCTGCGACAGGACCCGGACGTCATCCTGGTGGGGGAGATGAGGGACCTGGAGACCATCTCCACGGCCCTCACCGCCGCGGAGACCGGCCACCTGGTCTTCGCCACCCTGCATACCCAGGATGCGCCGCAGACCATCGACCGTATCATCGACGTCTTCCCCACCTACCAGCAGCAGCAAGTGCGGTTGCAGTTGGCCTCCACCATCCAGGCCATCGTCACCCAGCAGCTGCTGCCCACCAAGGACGGCCAGTCCAGGGTCCCCGCGGTGGAGGTCATGGTGGCCACCTCGGCCATCCGCAACCTCATCCGGGAGGCCAAGGTGCACCAGATCTACTCGGCCATGCAGGCCGGGGGCCAGTACAAGATGCAGACCATGGACCAGTCCATCGCCGCCCTGTACAAGAGGGGCGTCATATCCTACGAGGTGGCCATGTCCCGCTGCAACAACCGCGACGAGATGGAGAGGCTGATAGGGTAA
- a CDS encoding ABC transporter permease subunit, with translation MRKEAADLVTVAWGVVQDALHRKVFYALLAFTVILILLVPMLPSSEVGVQLDLAREAALGLVSIMAFILAVIMASTILPGEMGKRTIYNVLSRPVSRKRYFLGKYLGILAVLAMSLLVAYPVVLAFVGVKFGVFSTGLAKALFTVFLEGAVLAAVAMLASVHLSPVVCVLLTGLFYVICHVKGDFLYRTMTDAGHPAALRGLAGLFYYLLPNLERLNINETVAHGERVFRVGAPELLLLLGLAAAFAAAFLALGAFLLERKDL, from the coding sequence ATGAGGAAGGAGGCCGCCGACCTGGTCACCGTGGCCTGGGGTGTGGTGCAGGACGCCCTGCACCGCAAGGTCTTCTACGCCCTCCTCGCCTTCACTGTCATCCTCATCCTCCTGGTGCCCATGCTGCCCTCGTCGGAGGTGGGAGTGCAGCTGGACCTGGCTCGGGAGGCCGCACTAGGGCTGGTGAGCATCATGGCCTTCATCCTGGCGGTCATCATGGCCTCCACCATCCTCCCGGGAGAGATGGGAAAGAGGACCATCTACAACGTGCTTTCGCGCCCGGTGAGCAGGAAACGCTATTTTCTGGGAAAGTACCTGGGTATACTGGCCGTTTTGGCCATGAGCCTTCTGGTAGCCTACCCAGTGGTTCTGGCTTTTGTGGGCGTCAAATTCGGCGTGTTCAGCACGGGCTTGGCCAAGGCGCTCTTCACCGTCTTCCTGGAGGGGGCGGTGCTGGCCGCGGTGGCCATGCTGGCCTCCGTCCACCTGAGCCCCGTAGTCTGCGTGCTCCTCACCGGGCTTTTCTACGTCATCTGCCACGTGAAAGGCGATTTCCTCTACCGGACCATGACCGACGCCGGCCATCCGGCGGCACTGAGGGGACTGGCGGGCCTGTTCTACTATCTGCTACCCAACCTGGAGAGGCTGAATATAAACGAGACCGTGGCTCACGGGGAGAGGGTCTTCCGCGTGGGGGCTCCGGAGCTACTGCTCTTGCTGGGCCTGGCGGCGGCCTTTGCGGCTGCCTTCCTGGCCCTGGGGGCTTTCCTGCTGGAAAGGAAGGACCTTTGA